One genomic window of Bacillales bacterium includes the following:
- a CDS encoding DUF378 domain-containing protein, with protein sequence MNTLRRIALALVIIGAINWGLIGLFQFDLIAAIFGGQDSAISRIIYGLVGLSGLYCLTILFSPARELSQNPEPTR encoded by the coding sequence ATGAATACATTACGACGGATCGCATTGGCTCTCGTGATCATTGGCGCGATCAATTGGGGGTTGATCGGATTATTCCAATTTGACCTTATCGCTGCGATTTTCGGAGGACAAGACTCCGCCATTTCCAGAATCATTTACGGCCTCGTTGGTTTGAGCGGGCTGTATTGCCTCACCATTTTGTTCAGTCCCGCTCGCGAATTATCGCAAAACCCGGAACCGACACGTTAA
- the yugI gene encoding S1 domain-containing post-transcriptional regulator GSP13, with protein sequence MLENVQVGDIIEGKVTGIKPFGAFVAIDDQHQGLVHISEVAHGYVKDINEYLSVGDTVKVKVLAIEEDGKKISLSIRKTQPEPQKRSGGRKNDKEQGFNTLENKLKDWLKESNEKQAQLNKRLKK encoded by the coding sequence ATGTTGGAAAATGTTCAAGTCGGCGATATAATTGAAGGGAAAGTGACGGGAATTAAGCCGTTCGGCGCATTCGTGGCCATAGATGATCAGCATCAAGGGCTCGTTCACATTTCCGAGGTCGCACACGGATATGTAAAAGACATTAACGAGTACCTTTCTGTCGGAGATACCGTGAAAGTGAAAGTGTTGGCGATCGAGGAAGACGGCAAGAAAATATCGCTGTCGATTCGCAAAACGCAACCGGAACCGCAGAAACGGTCCGGCGGCCGCAAAAATGACAAAGAGCAAGGCTTTAACACGTTGGAAAACAAGTTGAAAGACTGGTTGAAGGAATCGAATGAAAAGCAAGCGCAGTTAAACAAAAGGTTGAAAAAATAA